A DNA window from Agarivorans sp. TSD2052 contains the following coding sequences:
- the aroF gene encoding 3-deoxy-7-phosphoheptulonate synthase, whose protein sequence is MADLEQIRTKITELDQSLLSLLTERRQLSVEVAKSKIENPKAIRDQEREQLLLVKLINKGRELGLDAHYVTQLYHTIIEDSVLSQQAFLQGITNPDKHTPAVRVAFLGNKGSYSNIATHQYFSRYKKQIVEFGCSGFQDIVDTVESGQADYGMLPIENTSSGSINEVYDVMQHTSLSIVGELSIAIDHCVLAHPNANLEHITTLYAHPQPYAQCSAYLRTLASTRVDFVDSSSKAMEVVASGDDLTVGAIGSQVGGEMYGLQALKTNIANQQQNYTRFIVVSRKPVDVAEQVPARTTFIMSTAQQAGSLVEALLVLREHDINMSKLESRPVQGNPWEEMFYVDVSANVKSAQMQSALAELTRLTRYIKVLGCYPSENVDPTLIPLEALAHQQMTGNEAPSLINTVQADGALSSRSHKSSNTVVRVGDVKIGDGGFITFTGPGAVESEQQILHCAGAAKESGAAVLAAGCFKPRSSPYSFKGLGEEGLNYLNVAGKKYKLPTMTEVSAVDQVVMLAAKADILHVRSRHMKNFNLLKELGKSTRPILLERNNMASIDEWLHAADYILAQGNQQVILCEAGVRTLEGKNKLTLDLGAISLLRQRTHLPIVVNPGEAVEDLSAVAPMAKAAKLLGADGIVLCAHPSPSDASVDADKSLDFNQLQQLMSALY, encoded by the coding sequence ATGGCAGACTTAGAGCAGATCCGAACAAAAATAACAGAGCTCGATCAATCGCTATTATCTTTACTCACTGAGCGTCGCCAACTCAGCGTTGAAGTGGCTAAAAGCAAAATAGAAAACCCCAAAGCTATTCGCGACCAAGAGCGCGAGCAGCTATTGCTGGTAAAGCTGATCAATAAAGGCCGCGAATTAGGCTTAGATGCGCACTATGTAACGCAGCTTTACCACACAATTATTGAAGACTCGGTGCTCTCTCAACAAGCCTTTCTGCAAGGTATTACTAACCCTGATAAACATACGCCGGCGGTACGTGTCGCATTCTTGGGTAATAAAGGGTCATACAGTAATATTGCCACCCATCAATACTTCTCTCGTTACAAAAAACAAATTGTTGAGTTTGGCTGTAGTGGCTTCCAAGACATTGTAGATACCGTTGAATCTGGCCAAGCTGATTACGGTATGTTGCCGATTGAAAATACTAGCTCTGGCAGTATTAATGAAGTTTACGACGTCATGCAGCATACCAGTTTGTCTATTGTGGGTGAGTTATCGATAGCTATCGACCACTGTGTTTTAGCACACCCTAACGCTAATTTAGAACACATTACGACCTTGTATGCGCACCCTCAACCTTACGCGCAATGCAGTGCTTACCTACGAACTTTAGCAAGCACTCGAGTTGATTTTGTTGATAGTTCATCAAAAGCAATGGAAGTGGTCGCCAGCGGCGACGACTTAACGGTTGGTGCGATTGGTAGTCAGGTCGGCGGCGAAATGTATGGCCTACAAGCGCTAAAAACAAACATTGCCAATCAGCAACAAAACTATACTCGTTTCATTGTGGTATCTCGTAAACCGGTCGATGTTGCTGAACAAGTGCCAGCTCGCACGACCTTTATCATGTCTACTGCACAACAGGCAGGCTCGTTGGTTGAAGCGTTGTTGGTATTGCGAGAGCATGATATCAACATGAGTAAGCTAGAATCTCGCCCAGTACAGGGTAATCCTTGGGAAGAGATGTTTTATGTTGACGTATCCGCCAATGTGAAATCTGCGCAAATGCAATCTGCTTTGGCCGAGTTAACCCGTTTAACTCGCTATATCAAAGTCTTAGGTTGCTACCCAAGTGAAAATGTAGACCCCACCTTAATTCCGCTCGAAGCGTTAGCCCATCAGCAGATGACCGGCAATGAAGCGCCTAGCTTAATCAATACCGTGCAAGCTGATGGAGCCCTATCAAGTCGTTCTCATAAATCAAGTAACACCGTAGTCCGTGTTGGTGATGTAAAAATAGGTGATGGTGGATTTATTACCTTCACGGGACCAGGCGCGGTTGAGTCAGAGCAACAGATACTCCATTGTGCGGGCGCAGCTAAAGAAAGTGGTGCGGCTGTATTAGCCGCAGGTTGCTTCAAGCCTCGCAGTTCTCCTTATAGCTTCAAAGGTTTAGGTGAAGAAGGGTTAAATTACCTAAACGTTGCGGGTAAAAAATACAAGTTACCCACAATGACCGAAGTCAGTGCGGTAGACCAAGTAGTCATGTTAGCTGCTAAAGCTGATATTTTGCATGTTCGCTCTCGCCATATGAAGAACTTCAACCTATTAAAAGAGTTAGGTAAATCAACGCGCCCTATTCTGCTAGAGCGCAACAATATGGCTTCGATAGATGAGTGGCTGCATGCCGCAGACTACATTTTGGCGCAAGGTAATCAGCAAGTCATTTTATGTGAAGCCGGAGTGAGAACTCTAGAAGGTAAAAACAAGCTTACTTTGGATCTAGGTGCTATTAGCTTACTTCGTCAACGCACCCACCTACCTATTGTAGTGAATCCAGGCGAAGCCGTTGAAGATTTAAGTGCGGTAGCCCCAATGGCTAAAGCGGCCAAATTGTTAGGTGCTGACGGTATCGTGCTTTGCGCCCACCCTTCACCTAGCGACGCCAGTGTAGACGCGGATAAATCTCTCGACTTTAATCAGTTACAACAACTAATGTCAGCGCTTTATTAA
- a CDS encoding alpha/beta fold hydrolase yields MRNTEPLPETLIGKIYDTSLNPAQWPELLEQLVEYLPLQAQQLTGEHAMLGSEGQLSTCVVPSPNKVLDELVAHLERSAHICQQIAKGQDQQLLQNKLFEQLPLPALLLSSTGQVLQTNQQARNTLEKTTSLKVSDAKVVMAQRQVQRQFNQAMEQLCAPNPKHSSISLQVGESFQPNSISLNLSRVVDVWQQGGQVLVLIACAEALVEVDLDSFAARYRLTPAEVRIMAQLLKERTLSQIASNNTISINTVRTQLKAIFAKTACHRQSELIKLALTHGSTKTAKPQLTPSLLQQQHLSAPCYHQQLRLDDRQHAYSDVGLSSDLPVLMFHPSTGSRLQQHPNKNTVFEQGVRLITADRAGFGLASTNYKPSLQQSAKDSLRLADHLKLDRFCVAGFCGGGPFALALAALAPDRVIHTTLISSVTPYQPIKLLHGVKASNKLLAYIGLNAPNIMHPLLTFLARNVMSDPERYFDQVYPFLCESDAAALSEPEVTSNFLLAFREAMRQGPSAFANELSLLSQDWSLNLSEINSPISIWHGAQDQHVPIQLARLLCSALPNAKLHELPAHGHLLIYHCWEQVLNNIKRSAKRPQTCLA; encoded by the coding sequence ATGCGTAACACGGAACCGTTACCCGAAACTCTAATAGGCAAAATTTACGATACCTCCTTAAACCCTGCTCAATGGCCGGAGCTATTGGAGCAGCTGGTAGAATACCTTCCTCTACAGGCTCAACAACTTACTGGCGAACACGCCATGTTGGGGAGCGAAGGACAACTAAGTACTTGTGTGGTGCCATCCCCAAACAAAGTGTTAGACGAACTAGTCGCACACCTTGAGCGCAGTGCTCACATTTGCCAACAAATCGCGAAGGGCCAAGACCAGCAGCTTTTGCAAAACAAGCTGTTTGAACAACTCCCTCTTCCGGCCTTGTTGCTTTCATCAACAGGGCAAGTACTGCAAACCAACCAGCAAGCACGTAATACGCTTGAAAAAACCACGTCGTTAAAAGTCAGTGATGCCAAAGTCGTCATGGCGCAACGGCAAGTTCAACGCCAATTTAACCAAGCAATGGAGCAACTGTGCGCTCCAAACCCTAAACATAGCTCGATAAGCTTACAGGTGGGAGAAAGCTTCCAACCAAACAGCATTAGCTTAAATTTATCTCGAGTGGTTGATGTATGGCAGCAAGGTGGCCAGGTTCTGGTGTTAATCGCTTGCGCAGAAGCTTTAGTGGAGGTTGATTTAGACAGTTTCGCTGCACGTTATAGATTAACGCCGGCTGAAGTACGCATCATGGCTCAACTTCTAAAGGAGCGCACCCTCAGTCAGATAGCTAGCAACAACACCATTTCAATCAATACGGTGCGAACTCAACTAAAGGCTATCTTTGCTAAAACCGCTTGCCACCGACAAAGTGAGCTAATAAAACTGGCTTTAACCCATGGTAGCACCAAAACTGCTAAACCTCAGTTAACGCCCAGCTTATTGCAACAACAGCACCTTAGTGCGCCATGTTACCATCAGCAACTGCGCTTAGATGACCGCCAACATGCCTATAGCGATGTGGGCTTAAGCTCTGACTTACCCGTGTTAATGTTTCACCCCAGCACTGGCTCTCGCTTACAACAACACCCAAATAAAAATACAGTATTCGAACAAGGGGTAAGGCTCATCACCGCTGACAGAGCAGGTTTTGGTTTAGCCAGCACAAATTATAAGCCGAGTTTACAACAGTCTGCTAAAGATAGCTTACGTCTGGCTGACCATCTAAAGTTAGATCGGTTTTGTGTTGCCGGTTTTTGCGGAGGAGGGCCTTTTGCCTTGGCGTTAGCAGCATTAGCACCTGATCGGGTGATTCATACTACGCTGATTAGCAGCGTGACCCCTTACCAACCCATAAAACTTTTGCACGGGGTAAAAGCAAGCAACAAGCTGCTTGCCTATATTGGCTTAAATGCACCGAATATAATGCACCCCTTGCTAACCTTTCTTGCTCGTAATGTAATGAGTGACCCTGAGCGCTACTTCGATCAGGTCTATCCATTTTTATGCGAAAGTGATGCTGCGGCCCTTTCTGAACCGGAAGTAACCAGCAACTTTCTATTAGCTTTTAGGGAGGCAATGCGACAAGGACCATCAGCATTTGCCAATGAATTATCTTTACTCAGCCAAGACTGGTCGCTGAATCTGTCTGAGATAAACTCCCCCATCAGTATTTGGCATGGGGCTCAAGATCAGCATGTGCCGATTCAACTAGCTCGCTTACTTTGTAGCGCCCTACCCAATGCAAAACTGCATGAATTACCAGCACATGGTCATTTGCTTATCTATCACTGCTGGGAGCAAGTGCTAAACAATATAAAGCGCAGTGCTAAACGACCCCAAACCTGTCTAGCTTAA
- the ffh gene encoding signal recognition particle protein, which produces MFENLSDRLSKTLKNISGRGRLTEDNIKDTLREVRMALLEADVALPVVREFVKKVKERALGQEVNKSLSPGQVFVKIVQQELEAAMGDSNESLNLATQPPAVVMMAGLQGAGKTTSVAKLAKFLKEREKKKVMVVSADIYRPAAIKQLETLATEVDAIFYPSNENQNPVDIVNGAIAEARKQFADVLLVDTAGRLHVDEDMMSEIKALHEAVTPVETLFVVDAMTGQDAANTAQAFNEALPLTGIILTKTDGDARGGAALSIRHITGKPIKFMGVGEKTDALEPFHPDRIASRILGMGDVLSLIEEVERKVDKDQAQKLAKKVQKGKGFDLEDFREQLVQMKSMGGMMGMMDKLPGMGQVPDNVKDQMNDKLTNQMEAIINSMTPGERKRPEIIKGSRKRRIAMGSGTQIQDVNKLLKQFTQMQKMMKKMSGKGGMRKMMSQMKGMMPPGGMGGMGGMGGGGRGRF; this is translated from the coding sequence ATGTTTGAAAACTTATCTGATCGACTCTCGAAAACATTAAAGAATATTAGTGGCCGTGGCCGCTTAACTGAAGACAACATCAAAGATACGCTACGTGAAGTTCGTATGGCTTTGTTAGAAGCCGACGTAGCCTTGCCGGTGGTTCGTGAGTTTGTCAAAAAAGTAAAAGAACGTGCGCTGGGCCAAGAAGTCAATAAAAGCCTTAGTCCTGGTCAAGTATTCGTTAAAATTGTCCAGCAAGAGCTTGAAGCGGCTATGGGCGACTCTAACGAAAGCCTAAATTTAGCGACTCAGCCTCCGGCGGTGGTGATGATGGCTGGCCTGCAAGGGGCTGGTAAAACTACTTCTGTAGCCAAACTCGCTAAGTTCTTAAAAGAGCGTGAAAAGAAAAAAGTGATGGTAGTGAGCGCCGATATTTATCGCCCCGCTGCAATCAAACAGCTTGAGACCTTAGCGACTGAAGTTGATGCCATTTTTTACCCGAGTAATGAAAACCAAAATCCAGTCGATATTGTCAACGGTGCTATTGCAGAAGCGCGTAAGCAATTTGCCGATGTATTGTTAGTGGATACTGCGGGTCGTTTGCATGTTGACGAAGACATGATGAGCGAGATAAAGGCCTTACATGAAGCAGTCACGCCGGTAGAAACCTTATTCGTGGTTGACGCCATGACGGGGCAAGATGCTGCAAACACCGCTCAAGCCTTTAACGAAGCGCTGCCATTAACCGGTATTATCTTGACTAAAACCGATGGTGACGCACGTGGTGGTGCTGCACTATCGATTCGTCATATTACTGGCAAGCCGATTAAATTTATGGGTGTGGGTGAAAAAACCGACGCGTTAGAACCGTTCCACCCTGATCGTATTGCATCTCGTATTTTGGGTATGGGAGATGTTCTCTCTTTAATTGAGGAAGTAGAGCGTAAGGTTGATAAAGACCAAGCTCAAAAGCTAGCCAAAAAAGTTCAAAAAGGTAAGGGCTTCGATTTAGAAGATTTCCGTGAACAGCTAGTACAAATGAAAAGTATGGGCGGCATGATGGGCATGATGGATAAATTGCCTGGTATGGGCCAAGTTCCTGACAATGTTAAAGATCAAATGAATGATAAGCTAACCAATCAAATGGAAGCGATCATCAATTCAATGACGCCTGGTGAACGCAAACGTCCTGAAATTATTAAAGGCTCGCGTAAGCGTCGTATTGCGATGGGGTCAGGTACTCAGATTCAAGATGTGAATAAGTTGCTTAAACAATTTACTCAGATGCAAAAAATGATGAAAAAAATGTCGGGTAAAGGTGGCATGCGTAAGATGATGAGCCAAATGAAAGGCATGATGCCTCCGGGTGGAATGGGCGGTATGGGTGGAATGGGCGGTGGTGGCCGCGGTCGTTTCTAA
- a CDS encoding cytochrome C assembly family protein, translating to MNVLVLPTTIFYLLAAYVCITGLVNKQSGPNKWLWLSAGCAIVLHGVWVAEHLFLAQGQDLSIFNVAGLVSLLIAITVTSLTQHFKLWFILPVVYLFSIITMLLAVMIPSDYIIHLELKPEVLIHISVALAAFTVLMIASLYALQMAYLDWTLKRHKPGAIHPAMPSLMSIEKQLFLLIRVGVILLSVSLLSGFFFLTDFFTGGRGHKAIFSSVAWLIYAGLLWGHHYRGWRGKIVVIMTVIASILLSLAYFGSRFVKEIILS from the coding sequence ATGAATGTATTGGTACTTCCTACCACCATATTTTATCTGTTAGCCGCCTATGTTTGTATTACCGGTTTAGTAAACAAACAAAGTGGCCCTAATAAATGGTTATGGCTCAGCGCAGGCTGCGCCATTGTACTGCATGGCGTTTGGGTTGCTGAACATTTATTTTTAGCCCAAGGGCAAGATTTAAGTATTTTTAATGTGGCAGGTTTAGTGAGCTTGCTGATCGCCATCACTGTCACCTCTTTGACCCAACATTTTAAGTTGTGGTTTATTCTCCCTGTGGTTTACCTGTTCTCGATTATCACCATGCTGCTAGCGGTAATGATCCCCAGCGATTACATTATTCATCTGGAGCTTAAACCCGAAGTATTAATCCACATCAGTGTCGCCTTAGCTGCTTTTACGGTATTGATGATAGCGAGTCTTTATGCGCTGCAAATGGCTTATTTAGACTGGACCTTAAAACGGCATAAACCCGGTGCTATTCACCCGGCAATGCCTTCGTTAATGAGTATTGAGAAACAACTATTTTTGTTGATTCGAGTTGGTGTCATCTTACTGAGTGTTTCACTGCTCAGTGGTTTCTTTTTCTTGACCGACTTTTTTACCGGCGGTAGAGGCCATAAAGCTATCTTTAGCTCTGTTGCTTGGCTGATCTACGCGGGTTTATTGTGGGGTCACCACTATCGGGGCTGGCGAGGCAAGATAGTGGTAATAATGACGGTAATTGCGTCGATATTGCTGTCTTTAGCTTATTTTGGTTCACGCTTTGTTAAGGAAATTATCCTTAGCTAG
- a CDS encoding HlyC/CorC family transporter, giving the protein MDDISTSSLLLLLVFLIICSAFFSSSETGMMSLNRYRLRHLVNTKHNAAKRVDKLLQRPDRLIGLILIGNNLVNIFASAIATIIGLRLFGDVGVAIATLALTFVILIFAEVTPKTMAALYPEKIAFPASLLLRPLMKLLFPVIWATNGVTNGLLRLLGVNPENKDGEALNSDELRTVVDEAGTMIPKRHQDMLLSILDLEKVTVDDIMIPRNEIAAIDINDDWESILRQLTQSTHTKILLFRDTIDDSVGFVHSRDALRLLSREQFDKTSMLRAVKEIYFIPEGTPLNVQLLKFQRRKERIGLIVDEYGDIQGLVTLEDILEEIVGDFTTSIAPALSDEIHPQIDGSYLVEGTVNVRDLNKEMTWKLPTDGPKTLNGLIVEHLEDIPDANLCLRLAGYPIEIVETENNTVSLARVMPAFYTKPKEKQ; this is encoded by the coding sequence TTGGACGACATCTCTACGAGTAGCTTATTATTACTGCTCGTGTTCCTCATTATTTGCTCTGCATTTTTTTCTAGCTCTGAAACTGGCATGATGTCGCTTAATCGCTACCGTCTGCGGCATCTAGTTAATACGAAGCACAATGCAGCCAAACGAGTCGACAAACTACTGCAACGCCCAGATCGCTTAATTGGCCTGATTCTTATCGGTAACAATCTAGTGAACATCTTTGCCTCGGCTATCGCAACGATTATTGGATTACGTTTATTTGGTGATGTAGGTGTCGCTATTGCTACTCTTGCCCTTACTTTTGTGATTCTTATTTTTGCCGAAGTCACACCAAAAACCATGGCCGCGCTCTATCCTGAAAAAATAGCGTTTCCTGCATCATTGTTGTTACGCCCGTTGATGAAGCTATTGTTTCCAGTGATATGGGCCACTAATGGGGTTACCAATGGTTTACTTCGCCTGCTGGGCGTAAACCCTGAAAACAAAGATGGAGAGGCCTTAAACTCAGATGAGTTACGCACGGTTGTAGACGAAGCGGGCACGATGATACCCAAGCGCCACCAAGATATGTTGTTAAGTATTCTCGATCTTGAGAAAGTGACGGTAGACGACATCATGATCCCGCGAAATGAAATTGCGGCTATCGACATCAACGATGATTGGGAAAGTATTCTACGCCAACTAACCCAAAGCACTCACACTAAAATCTTGTTGTTCCGCGATACCATTGACGATTCGGTGGGTTTTGTTCATTCGCGTGACGCCTTACGCCTGCTTTCGCGTGAGCAGTTTGATAAGACCTCCATGCTACGAGCAGTTAAAGAAATTTACTTCATTCCTGAAGGCACTCCGCTTAACGTTCAACTATTAAAGTTTCAACGCCGCAAAGAACGCATTGGTTTAATCGTGGACGAATATGGCGATATTCAAGGCTTAGTCACCCTAGAAGATATTCTGGAAGAAATCGTTGGTGATTTCACCACCAGTATCGCGCCCGCACTGAGCGATGAAATTCACCCACAAATTGACGGTAGTTATTTAGTTGAAGGCACGGTAAACGTTCGAGACCTGAATAAGGAAATGACCTGGAAGCTGCCCACCGATGGTCCTAAAACGCTTAATGGGCTGATCGTAGAGCATTTGGAAGACATTCCAGACGCCAATCTCTGTCTTCGCCTCGCGGGCTACCCCATCGAAATTGTGGAAACAGAGAACAATACAGTGAGCCTCGCTCGAGTGATGCCGGCGTTTTACACCAAGCCTAAAGAAAAGCAATAA
- the luxS gene encoding S-ribosylhomocysteine lyase, translating to MPLLDSFTVDHTRMHAPAVRVAKTMSTPSKDTITVFDLRYCVPNEEILSEKGIHTLEHLYAGFMRQHLNSADVEIIDISPMGCRTGFYMSLIGSPNEQQVAEAWLASMHDVLAVANQSDIPELNEYQCGTYSMHSLDEAKSIAKNIIDRGISVNQNDQLGLSDEILGKL from the coding sequence ATGCCTTTATTAGATAGTTTTACCGTTGATCACACGCGCATGCACGCACCTGCGGTTCGAGTAGCCAAAACCATGTCTACGCCGAGCAAAGATACCATTACTGTTTTTGATTTACGTTACTGCGTACCTAACGAAGAAATATTGTCAGAGAAAGGGATCCATACCCTAGAGCACTTATATGCTGGCTTTATGCGTCAGCATTTAAACTCTGCCGATGTAGAAATCATTGATATTTCACCAATGGGCTGTCGTACCGGCTTTTACATGAGCTTAATTGGTAGCCCTAACGAACAGCAAGTAGCAGAAGCATGGTTAGCGTCGATGCATGACGTATTGGCTGTCGCTAATCAAAGCGACATCCCTGAGCTTAATGAGTACCAATGTGGCACTTACTCTATGCACTCGCTGGATGAAGCCAAAAGTATTGCTAAGAACATCATTGATCGCGGTATCAGCGTAAACCAAAATGACCAACTGGGTTTGTCTGATGAGATCTTAGGTAAGCTGTAA
- a CDS encoding transglycosylase SLT domain-containing protein, whose protein sequence is MIVVRVARVVLLVSGLAILAGCSSAPPQDPENLCSIFEEKRDWYKSAKKMNKKWGTPVHVPMAMMYQESSFKHNARPPMQYWLGFIPVGRASSAYGYSQAKTMTWDDYVKETGNSWSSRTNFDDAIDFMGWFTTKTHTINGVSKWDARNQYLNYHEGWGGYKRGTYRQKQWLVKVAGTVDQRSKRYAAQYNKCKDDLDSSWLWRLFFG, encoded by the coding sequence ATGATTGTTGTTAGGGTTGCCAGGGTAGTGTTGTTAGTTTCTGGTTTAGCTATTTTGGCTGGATGCAGTAGCGCACCGCCACAAGACCCTGAAAACTTGTGTAGTATTTTTGAAGAAAAGCGAGATTGGTATAAATCGGCCAAAAAAATGAACAAGAAATGGGGAACACCGGTGCATGTTCCCATGGCGATGATGTATCAAGAATCAAGCTTTAAACATAATGCTCGGCCACCTATGCAATATTGGTTAGGTTTTATTCCGGTAGGGCGAGCAAGCAGCGCTTATGGCTATAGCCAAGCTAAAACCATGACCTGGGATGATTATGTCAAAGAGACCGGTAACTCTTGGTCTTCACGCACCAATTTTGATGATGCTATCGATTTTATGGGTTGGTTTACCACCAAAACACACACCATAAACGGTGTTTCTAAATGGGACGCGCGTAATCAGTACCTCAACTACCACGAAGGGTGGGGCGGCTATAAGCGCGGTACGTATCGACAAAAACAATGGTTAGTGAAAGTTGCTGGTACCGTAGACCAACGTTCTAAACGTTATGCGGCACAGTATAATAAGTGTAAAGACGATCTAGATAGTAGCTGGCTTTGGCGGCTATTTTTTGGTTGA
- the gshA gene encoding glutamate--cysteine ligase, producing MTQQFTTRLTQLSAALADTGVLGIKRGIEREALRICEQGKLAPNGHPKALGAALTHPLITTDYAETLLEFITPVSDSVEQVLSRLTDIHHETLKQLDGQRLWPLSMPCYIGNDRDIVLADYGQSNIGKMKHAYRQGLHHRYGSAMQVISGVHYNFSLPLEFWQTLQQVEGDTQVLSAYISQRYMGLIRNFYRFGWIVAYLYGASPALCGSFMNAGESELAFESMGRGTLYLPYATSLRLSDLGYTSSAQNALYVNYNSVSEYVKSVRKAVSSHSDEFAKIGVKVDGEYRQLNANILQIENELYAPIRAKRVAKPGQTPSQALAEDGIEYIEIRALDVNPYSAVGVTESQVRVIDSLLLACVLMDSPEMDQAELQQCRNNFNSVAIQGRNPELALSIGQSTKRLPEHIDTLLAQMAQAAELLDIQRESRDFSDALDEVFADVVNDNTYSSRFLRLLKEQAEDNSGLGLQWAAQYRDEMLGHSSINWQAHDFSAMAEQSFIDQQAIEASDDLDFDHFLAKYFENANK from the coding sequence TTGACTCAACAATTTACGACTCGGCTGACGCAATTAAGCGCAGCATTAGCAGATACCGGTGTGCTAGGCATAAAGCGCGGTATTGAACGTGAAGCATTACGTATTTGTGAGCAGGGGAAGTTAGCGCCTAATGGCCATCCTAAAGCTCTTGGGGCAGCCTTAACTCACCCCTTAATTACGACTGATTACGCCGAAACCTTACTCGAGTTTATTACGCCAGTTTCTGATAGCGTAGAACAGGTGTTATCAAGGCTTACGGATATTCACCATGAAACGCTGAAACAACTTGATGGTCAGCGCTTATGGCCCTTAAGTATGCCTTGTTATATCGGCAACGACCGAGATATTGTCTTGGCTGATTATGGTCAATCAAATATTGGTAAAATGAAACATGCCTACCGCCAAGGCTTACATCACCGCTATGGCAGTGCCATGCAGGTTATTTCTGGGGTTCATTATAATTTTTCATTACCTCTAGAGTTTTGGCAAACCCTGCAGCAGGTTGAAGGTGATACACAAGTTCTATCAGCGTATATCTCGCAGCGTTATATGGGGCTAATCCGTAACTTTTACCGTTTCGGTTGGATAGTGGCATATTTGTATGGTGCTTCACCGGCCTTATGTGGTTCGTTTATGAACGCTGGCGAAAGCGAACTAGCGTTTGAGAGTATGGGCCGTGGCACCTTATACCTCCCTTACGCTACCTCATTACGTTTAAGTGATTTGGGTTATACCAGTTCGGCGCAAAACGCGTTATACGTTAACTACAATAGCGTTAGTGAATATGTGAAAAGTGTTCGCAAAGCCGTTAGTAGTCACTCAGATGAGTTTGCTAAAATTGGCGTTAAAGTGGATGGTGAGTACCGCCAGTTAAATGCCAATATATTACAAATTGAAAATGAACTTTACGCACCGATCCGCGCGAAACGCGTGGCCAAGCCTGGGCAAACTCCCTCACAAGCTTTAGCAGAAGATGGCATTGAGTACATTGAAATTCGTGCCTTGGATGTTAACCCGTATAGTGCTGTCGGTGTCACGGAGTCACAAGTGCGGGTTATTGATAGTTTGTTACTCGCCTGTGTATTAATGGATTCGCCAGAAATGGATCAAGCTGAGTTGCAGCAATGCCGAAATAACTTTAACTCGGTGGCGATTCAGGGGCGTAATCCTGAGTTAGCGCTTAGCATTGGGCAAAGTACCAAGCGGCTACCTGAACACATCGACACGCTGCTCGCTCAGATGGCGCAAGCTGCCGAATTACTCGATATACAACGCGAGAGTCGTGATTTTTCTGATGCCTTAGACGAAGTATTCGCTGATGTTGTCAACGACAATACTTATTCTTCGCGCTTTTTGCGGTTATTAAAAGAGCAAGCCGAAGACAACAGTGGCTTAGGCTTGCAATGGGCTGCACAGTATCGCGATGAGATGCTTGGTCATTCGAGTATTAACTGGCAAGCTCATGACTTTAGCGCGATGGCTGAGCAAAGCTTTATTGATCAACAAGCAATAGAAGCCAGTGATGACCTCGATTTTGATCACTTTTTAGCGAAGTATTTTGAGAATGCCAATAAATAG